The Streptomyces sp. NBC_00510 genomic interval GGATGTCCTCGGCGCCCTCCACCTTGGGCACCATCACGACGTCGAGCTTGTGGCCGATCTCGGTGACCAGGGTCAGCAGGTCGTCCAGCGCCCACGGCGAGTCGAGGCTGTTGATCCGGGTCCACAGCTGGGTGTCGCCGAAGTCGTGGGCCTTGGCCGTGGCGACCAGCCCGGCGCGTGCGGCCTCCTTGCGGTCGGCCGAGACGGCGTCCTCCAGGTTGCCCAGCAGGACGTCCACCTTGGGGGCGATGGAGGGGACCTTCGCGGCCATCTTCTCGTTGCTCGGATCGAAGAAGTGGATCATCCGCGACGGCCGGAACGGTACTTCCCGTACGGGGGCCGGGGCCCCCACGGCCAGCGGTCGGAAGAAGTCCTTCGCGGAACGCATGCGGTCTCCCGGGGTTCGAGGGTGGGGAGCGTACGGCGCTCACTTTATGATCCGCGGGACCCCCGCGTTACTGGTCGGTACGTGTGCCGTTGGTCACCGGTCGGCCACGGGCGGCAGACGGTAGGTCAGGTCCGGCTCGCCCTCCTCGTTCGCGGTGCTCTCGCTGCCGGGGACGGCCCGGAAGCCGTGCCGTTCGTAGAACGCGCGTGCCGCGGCGTTGCGCCGGAAGACGTGCAACGACAGTGGGCCGTCCGGGTGGTGGCGCACGACCTCGTCGAGCAGCCGCGAGCCGATGCCGCGTCCGCGTGCGTCGGGCCGCAGGTAGAGGTGCTCCAGCCAGTCGCCGTCGAGCGCCGCGAAGCCGGTCGCGGCGCCGGTCGCGGTCTGCTCCGCGACCCACACCCGGCACTGCTCCAGGACGACGTTCGCGACCCACCACCGGGTCTCCTCGTCGGTGTGCAGGCGGGGCAGCCAGGGCATGGCGGCCGCCCGGGAGGCGAGGAAGACCGCGGTGATCGCGTCCGCGTCCGCGGCCCGTCCGGGCCTGATCCGTATCGCTGTGGCATCGGTCACGCGATGACCGTACGCCGGGAGCGGGAGCGTGATCGAATGGGTTTCTCCGCCCCGGGAAGGACGAGCCCCATGACCGCCGCGACCGTGCACTCGCTGACCTGCTACCCCGTCAAGGGCTGTGCCGGCGTGCCCCTGGACGGCGTCGCCGTCGGCGCGACCGGTCTGGCCCACGACCGTACGTTCATGGTGGTCGACGCCGCCGACGGGTCCTTCCGCAGTCAGCGGACGCTGCCGCGGATGGCCGTGGTGCGCGCGGACGTCACCGACGACGGCAAGCACCTGGCGCTGTCGGCGCCCGGCGCCGGGGAACTCACGCTGGAGGTGGCGTACGCGGGGCCGCCGCGTGAGGTCGTCCTGTTCGACCGGCCGCTGGGACCGGCGGTGGACCAGGGCGAGGAGGCCGCGCGCTGGTTCTCCGAGGCGCTGGGGGCGCCCTCCCGCCTGGTGCGCGTGCGCCCGGGCTTCGACCGGGACGGCTGGGGCGAGCACCCCGGCAAGGTCAACTTCGCCGACGCCCACGCCCTCTCGGTGGCCTCGCTGGCCTCGCTCGACGACCTCAACCGGCGCATCACCGAGCGCGGCGGCACACCCGTGCCCATGGACCGCTTCCGTCCCAACATCGTGGTCGCCGGCTGGAGCGAGCCCCACACCGAGGACCGGGTGCGGCTCATGGACGTCGGCACCGCCCGGCTCGGCTACTCCGTCCGCGCGATGCGCTGCTCCGTGCCGCTGGTCGACCAGGCGACCGGCCGTACGGCCGGCCCGGAGCCGGTGCGCACCCTGGCCGGCTACCGGCGGGAGCCGGAGTACGGCAACAAGGTGAGCTTCGCGATGAAGGCGGCGGTGCTCCGGGCGGGCACGATCGCGGTGGGCGACCCGGTGGAGGTGCGGGCCTGGGCGTGACCGCCCTCCCGGTCGGCCGAACGGAAGCCGGCCGTGGCCGCTGCTGCGCCCGGGCCGCAACGAGCTCGTGGTGCTGGAGCTCGACGGCTGCGAGGCGCCTGTCGTGAAGGTACGGGACCGCCCGCGGCTCGGCCGGGACCGGGCCGCGGGCGGCTCACCCGGCGAGGATCAGCAGCCGCCGCAGTTGTAGTACAGGACGTCCCAGTGGTTGCCCTCGTCGGCGTAGATGTTGCCCGAGCCGGAGCGGTACTGGGGGGCGCCGTCACCGCGCAGGCCGATGTAGGTGAAGGCGCTGTGGATGTAGTTGGTGACGCAGCTGTTCTTGCCGTAGTCGAGCTTGTAGCCGTTCCAGTGCGAGTAGGTGCCGCTCGCGTGACCGGTCTCGGTGCCGCCGGTGATGTTCAGGGCGCAGCCGGTGGCGCCCTTCAGGGTGACCGCGCCCTGGGCGGTCGCCTGGTTGAGCTGGTCGAAGGACGTGCAGGTCGCGTTGTTGCGGTTGGAACAGCCACCTGACGAGGACCAGGTGATCCCGGCGTTGCGGAACATCGTCGTGGCCTGGGCGTGCGTCAGTTTGGTGACGGCGTAGGCGTCGTGGGACGCGGCGAGACCGACGCCGGGGGCGAACAGCACTCCGAGCGCGAGGACGAGTGCGCTCAGGACGGAGCGGAACTTCATGGGGATTCCTCCTGCTGGTGACCGTGCTTCCGGTGGGGCGGCTGTGCAGCTGGAGCAGGTGGAGCAGGTGGAGTGTGCCCGGCGTTCTACGCGCGTATGCACGGCAGTTGGGCCGCCGTGGAAGGGGACGCGGACACGGTCGGTGCCGTGTCCGCGTCCGCGTCCGCGTCCTCATCGGCCGGCGGCCGTCAGTCGTTCCGGCGCGGCTCCACGCCGGCGCGCAGCAGCCCGTACGCGTACGCGTCCTCCAGGGCCTGCCAGGAGGCGGCGATGACGTTCTCGCCGACACCGACGGTGGACCACTCGGAGATGCCGTCGGAGGTGGAGACCAGTACCCGGGTGATGGACTCCGTGCCGTGCTTGCCCTCCAGGATGCGGACCTTGTAGTCCACCAGCTCCAGCTTCGCCAGCTGCGGGTAGGTCCGCTCCAGCGCCACGCGCAGCGCGCGGTCCAGCGCGTTGACCGGGCCGTTGCCCTCGGCGGTGGCGACGATGCGCTGGCCGTCGGCCCACACCTTGACCGTCGCCTCGTTGGCGTGGGTGCCGTCGGGGCGGTCCTCGACGATGGCGCGCCAGGACTCGACCCGGAAGTAGTGCAGCGGGCGGCCCTCGACCTCCTCGCGCAGCAGGAGTTCGAAGGAGGCGTCGGCGGCCTCGTAGGTGTAGCCCGCCAGTTCGCGCTCCTTGACGCGCGCCACGACCCGGCCGATCAGCTCGCGGTCGTCACCGAGGTCGATGCCGAGTTCCTTGCCCTTGAGCTCCACCGAGGCACGGCCCGCCATGTCGGAGACCAGCATGCGCATGGTGTTGCCGACCAGTTCCGGGTCGATGTGCTGGTAGAGGTCGGGATCGACCTTGATCGCCGAGGCGTGCAGCCCGGCTTTGTGGGCGAAGGCCGAGATTCCCACGTACGGCTGGTGGGTGGAGGGCGTGAGGTTGACGACCTCGGCGATGGCGTGCGAGATGCGCGTCATCTCGACGAGGGCGCCTGCGGGCAGGACCTTGCGGCCGTACTTGAGCTCCAGCGCCGCCACGACCGGGAAGAGGTTGGCGTTGCCGACGCGCTCGCCGTAGCCGTTTGCGGTGCACTGGACGTGCGTGGCGCCCGCGTCGACGGCGGCGAGGGTGTTGGCGACGGCGCAGCCGGTGTCGTCCTGGGCGTGGATCCCCAGACGGGCCCCGGTGTCGGCGAGCACGGTGCGGACGACGGCGGTGATCTGGCCGGGGAGCATCCCGCCGTTGGTGTCGCACAGGACGACGACGTCGGCGCCGGCCTCGTGGGCGGCGCGCACGACCTCCTTGGCGTACGCCGGGTTGGCCTTGTAGCCGTCGAAGAAGTGCTCGCAGTCGACGAAGACCCTGCGGCCCTGGGAGCGCAGGTAGGAGACGGTGTCCCGGACCATCTCCAGGTTCTCCTCCAGCGTGGTCCGCAGGGCCAGCTCGACGTGCCGGTCATGGGACTTGGCGACCAGGGTGATGACCGGTGCGCCCGACTCCAGAAGCGCCCTGACCTGCGGGTCCTCCGCCGCATTGCCGCCGGCGCGGCGCGTGGCACCGAAGGCCACCAGCTGGGCGTGCGACAGGTCCAGCTCGGCGGCGGCGCGGGCGAAGAACTCGGTGTCGCGCGGGTTGGCGCCGGGCCAGCCGCCCTCGATGAAGCCCACCCCGAAGTCGTCCAGGTGCCGGGCGATCGTCAGCTTGTCGGCGACGGTGAGGTTGATGCCCTCGCGCTGCGCGCCATCGCGCAGCGTGGTGTCGAAGACGTGGAAGCTGTCGTCCAGTACGGCCGTCATGGTTCGTTCCAACTCCTGTCGGGTGAGTGGTTCCGGAAGACCGGGCTCCACTTGCCCCCATCTTCCCTCGCGCTGCACCGCCTCCGGCACGGGTGGGCCGGGAAACGAAAAGACCCCTCGCGGGTGCGAGAGGTCTGCGCGCGGGTCTGGGACACGGTGGTCGCTTCCGCGGTGGTCTGCGGTTCGGCGATCACTGAGGACCGGCGCGCCTGCTGCCGATAATCATGGCGAACGAGGGCACATCGGCAGTCTGCCACAGGACC includes:
- a CDS encoding MOSC N-terminal beta barrel domain-containing protein is translated as MTAATVHSLTCYPVKGCAGVPLDGVAVGATGLAHDRTFMVVDAADGSFRSQRTLPRMAVVRADVTDDGKHLALSAPGAGELTLEVAYAGPPREVVLFDRPLGPAVDQGEEAARWFSEALGAPSRLVRVRPGFDRDGWGEHPGKVNFADAHALSVASLASLDDLNRRITERGGTPVPMDRFRPNIVVAGWSEPHTEDRVRLMDVGTARLGYSVRAMRCSVPLVDQATGRTAGPEPVRTLAGYRREPEYGNKVSFAMKAAVLRAGTIAVGDPVEVRAWA
- a CDS encoding GNAT family N-acetyltransferase, which produces MTDATAIRIRPGRAADADAITAVFLASRAAAMPWLPRLHTDEETRWWVANVVLEQCRVWVAEQTATGAATGFAALDGDWLEHLYLRPDARGRGIGSRLLDEVVRHHPDGPLSLHVFRRNAAARAFYERHGFRAVPGSESTANEEGEPDLTYRLPPVADR
- the cimA gene encoding citramalate synthase, which translates into the protein MTAVLDDSFHVFDTTLRDGAQREGINLTVADKLTIARHLDDFGVGFIEGGWPGANPRDTEFFARAAAELDLSHAQLVAFGATRRAGGNAAEDPQVRALLESGAPVITLVAKSHDRHVELALRTTLEENLEMVRDTVSYLRSQGRRVFVDCEHFFDGYKANPAYAKEVVRAAHEAGADVVVLCDTNGGMLPGQITAVVRTVLADTGARLGIHAQDDTGCAVANTLAAVDAGATHVQCTANGYGERVGNANLFPVVAALELKYGRKVLPAGALVEMTRISHAIAEVVNLTPSTHQPYVGISAFAHKAGLHASAIKVDPDLYQHIDPELVGNTMRMLVSDMAGRASVELKGKELGIDLGDDRELIGRVVARVKERELAGYTYEAADASFELLLREEVEGRPLHYFRVESWRAIVEDRPDGTHANEATVKVWADGQRIVATAEGNGPVNALDRALRVALERTYPQLAKLELVDYKVRILEGKHGTESITRVLVSTSDGISEWSTVGVGENVIAASWQALEDAYAYGLLRAGVEPRRND